A DNA window from Halorubrum sp. DM2 contains the following coding sequences:
- a CDS encoding flagellin: protein MGVSVSASTAIIVAGLFFAFTTFYPVAANGLDRVSDAQHGVNERALERQNTEFAVTNATYDTTSDILTVNATNEGSVGLVADDATLVVGNEYVDVSGPNATTTVDGDADTALWLGDEQLTVEVAQNDTATTIEEGTRIVLVVESGVRDAATVTEVSP from the coding sequence ATGGGCGTTAGCGTCTCCGCGTCCACGGCCATCATCGTCGCGGGGCTGTTCTTCGCGTTCACGACGTTTTACCCCGTGGCGGCCAACGGACTCGACCGCGTCTCCGACGCTCAACACGGCGTCAACGAGCGTGCGCTGGAGCGACAGAACACCGAGTTCGCGGTGACGAACGCCACGTACGACACCACCTCGGATATCCTCACCGTCAACGCCACCAACGAGGGATCCGTCGGCCTCGTCGCGGACGACGCGACGCTCGTCGTCGGCAACGAGTACGTCGACGTCAGCGGACCGAACGCGACGACCACCGTCGACGGCGACGCCGACACCGCGCTCTGGCTCGGTGACGAGCAACTGACGGTCGAGGTCGCACAGAACGACACGGCGACGACGATCGAGGAGGGAACGCGGATCGTCCTCGTCGTCGAGTCCGGCGTCCGCGACGCCGCGACCGTGACGGAGGTGAGCCCGTAG
- a CDS encoding FlaD/FlaE family flagellar protein has translation MGLELPVWGAPTAAWAVATLGLVGASVLDRFLDDDGSDDDGSGGMDGNDDPFGGDMGGGGMGGGMGGGDGDGGGGDGFDDFDGMDEWDDEFDDGGGGGGGGAATDELENRLDELENEVASLSSTVSTVRSENEEISAAVDDIEEDVRNLLDIYEMVTRGINPFVDDGGGFDSVAGGGEGSFGIFDDEEGGEEEDLDEDVANADADGFFDDDLLDEEEPDGFDDEAEDGGEFDDLDGEDDGGFDDFDGDDEFDDLDDDFDEEFEEPDDDSTDDAASETETADDGDDMNDDGKSFSELKEEYDSGEADWAEEDDDAADDDPFEDGDDSFADPGDETDSFDEADDGLGDDGLGDDLGGVDDGFDEPADPEPADAAPDPEPAATPEPAADPAPDRQPGGDPAEASGGFQYVGEDDLSGGSGRGKPYLTELPGDYVGDLLVMEWLEFLVSESDVTDAVRAINYYERIEWIGPDAAARLRDFLSGFGTIDRNLVDRPGTDRLVREHHTRSLRYVTQLNGTNSHAVLLDRWDDLAGGSLVGGGSPVGGRRGGRHRGRGDSGRNGRANHVDRNGHDKRGDRPAPERNGHDASGHGDAPDARERRTNGADHDDATDRGDARPQTDADRRDGHREDRRDRNGSTRPMNDPNPRSDRADPADGGWGDGR, from the coding sequence ATGGGCCTCGAACTACCGGTGTGGGGAGCTCCAACCGCCGCCTGGGCAGTCGCCACGCTGGGGCTCGTCGGTGCGAGCGTCCTCGACAGGTTCCTCGACGACGACGGATCCGACGACGACGGTTCCGGTGGTATGGACGGCAACGATGACCCCTTCGGCGGCGACATGGGCGGCGGAGGGATGGGCGGCGGCATGGGCGGTGGCGACGGCGACGGCGGTGGCGGCGACGGCTTCGACGACTTCGACGGCATGGACGAGTGGGACGACGAGTTCGACGACGGCGGCGGCGGTGGCGGCGGCGGTGCCGCGACCGACGAGCTCGAAAACCGACTCGACGAGCTGGAAAACGAGGTCGCCTCGCTCTCCTCGACGGTCTCGACCGTCCGCTCCGAGAACGAGGAGATCTCCGCCGCGGTCGACGACATCGAGGAGGACGTCCGCAACCTCCTCGACATCTACGAGATGGTCACGCGCGGCATCAACCCCTTCGTCGACGACGGCGGCGGCTTCGACAGCGTTGCCGGCGGGGGCGAGGGCTCGTTCGGCATCTTCGACGACGAGGAGGGCGGCGAGGAGGAGGACCTCGACGAGGACGTGGCGAACGCGGACGCGGACGGGTTCTTCGACGACGACCTCCTCGACGAGGAGGAGCCGGACGGCTTCGACGACGAGGCCGAGGACGGCGGCGAGTTCGACGACCTCGACGGCGAGGACGACGGCGGATTCGACGACTTCGACGGGGACGACGAGTTCGACGACCTCGACGACGACTTCGACGAGGAGTTCGAGGAACCGGACGACGACAGCACGGACGACGCCGCGTCCGAGACCGAAACGGCGGACGACGGAGACGACATGAACGACGATGGAAAGAGCTTCAGCGAACTGAAAGAAGAGTACGACTCCGGGGAGGCCGACTGGGCCGAGGAGGACGACGACGCCGCGGACGACGACCCGTTCGAGGACGGGGACGACTCGTTCGCCGACCCCGGCGACGAAACCGACTCGTTCGACGAGGCCGACGACGGTCTCGGGGACGACGGCCTCGGGGACGACCTCGGGGGCGTCGACGACGGCTTCGACGAACCGGCCGACCCGGAGCCGGCCGACGCAGCGCCCGACCCCGAACCCGCCGCTACCCCCGAACCGGCGGCCGACCCCGCGCCCGACCGACAACCCGGCGGCGACCCCGCCGAGGCGTCCGGGGGCTTCCAGTACGTCGGCGAGGACGACCTCTCCGGGGGAAGCGGCCGCGGCAAGCCGTACCTCACCGAGCTGCCCGGCGACTACGTCGGCGACCTCCTCGTGATGGAGTGGCTGGAGTTCCTCGTCTCCGAGAGCGACGTCACCGACGCGGTCCGCGCGATCAACTACTACGAGCGGATCGAGTGGATCGGTCCCGACGCCGCGGCGCGGCTCCGCGATTTCCTCTCCGGGTTCGGTACCATCGACCGCAACCTCGTCGACCGGCCGGGTACCGACCGACTCGTTCGCGAGCACCACACCCGCAGCCTCCGGTACGTGACCCAGCTCAACGGCACCAACAGCCACGCGGTACTGTTGGACCGCTGGGACGACCTCGCCGGGGGGTCGCTCGTCGGCGGCGGGTCGCCGGTCGGCGGCCGCCGGGGCGGCCGGCACCGCGGGCGGGGCGACTCCGGCCGCAACGGCCGCGCCAACCACGTCGACCGCAACGGCCACGACAAGCGGGGCGATCGGCCGGCACCGGAGCGGAACGGTCACGACGCGTCCGGACACGGCGACGCGCCCGACGCCCGCGAGCGGCGAACGAACGGAGCGGACCACGACGACGCGACGGACCGCGGCGACGCACGGCCGCAGACCGACGCGGACCGCCGCGACGGTCACCGCGAGGACCGACGCGACCGGAACGGTTCCACGCGACCGATGAACGATCCGAATCCCCGTTCCGACCGCGCCGATCCGGCCGACGGAGGGTGGGGAGATGGGCGTTAG
- a CDS encoding chemotaxis protein CheD gives MTRSLSDDRPDDPADRTGSDAVGDAEPTVVTGGPTADDRGRIKVGVGELAVTSDDAVLTTSGLGSCVAVALVDDRAGVRGLLHAMLPAGEGRTTAVSRPAKYVDTGVDSLIAALDDAGGDPRRLEARVAGGAEMLDLTDAVGPRNVERVGEVLDAAGVPIVASDVGDTVGRTVRFGPDGRLVVRAADGFERAI, from the coding sequence GTGACCCGCTCGCTCTCCGACGATCGGCCGGACGACCCGGCGGACCGAACGGGGAGCGACGCGGTCGGCGACGCGGAGCCGACCGTTGTCACCGGCGGTCCGACGGCCGACGACCGCGGCCGGATCAAGGTCGGCGTGGGCGAACTCGCGGTCACGAGCGACGACGCGGTGCTGACGACCAGCGGCCTCGGCTCCTGCGTCGCGGTCGCGCTCGTCGACGACCGGGCGGGCGTCCGCGGGCTCCTCCACGCCATGCTGCCGGCGGGCGAGGGGCGGACCACCGCGGTCTCGCGGCCCGCGAAGTACGTCGACACCGGGGTCGACTCGCTGATCGCGGCGCTCGACGACGCCGGCGGCGATCCCCGGCGCCTGGAGGCGCGGGTCGCCGGCGGGGCCGAGATGCTCGATCTCACCGACGCGGTCGGTCCGCGCAACGTGGAACGGGTCGGCGAGGTACTCGACGCGGCCGGCGTTCCGATCGTCGCCAGCGACGTCGGCGACACCGTCGGCCGGACGGTCCGGTTCGGTCCCGACGGGCGTCTCGTCGTCCGGGCCGCGGACGGTTTCGAACGCGCGATCTGA
- a CDS encoding chemotaxis protein CheC yields MRVDVRALGACNRLAEQGAKQAAGALSDLTGTDLAVEVTGASVASGEDLAESFAGRESIGVSVGLRGGLDGEAVLAFDAVNADALLSLLPGGQSMERSAVTEVGNIALGGFLDGWANYLGKAIDMSPPRYFEADGAAVLPDGALAGDGVFLFESRLDATTTDLDFSIYMLPDSGPFRDLIVGKTAPAAGGGNAPAAAANGGTTSTAVPYESLSTFSSLAKEGSANAADNIAMMTGLETSVDVSRLRFVPLADVPAEVGTEPHAGTVFELQGQPSGYLAILFEESSAAAVADAMLPMDPDEPLGDMAENALCELGNVMTSGFIDGWANVLGTTITHSPPEFVHDIGASTISPLVAKLSERQDYGFVIDTAIRTEGIQARCDVYALPDERELARALDRLSES; encoded by the coding sequence ATGCGGGTCGACGTTCGCGCGCTCGGCGCGTGTAACCGCCTCGCGGAACAGGGGGCGAAACAGGCCGCCGGCGCGCTCTCGGACCTGACCGGGACGGACCTCGCGGTCGAGGTGACCGGCGCGAGCGTCGCCAGCGGGGAGGACCTCGCGGAGTCGTTCGCGGGCCGGGAGTCCATCGGCGTGAGCGTCGGCCTCCGCGGCGGGCTGGACGGTGAGGCGGTCCTCGCGTTCGACGCCGTCAACGCCGACGCGCTGCTCTCGCTTCTCCCCGGCGGGCAGTCGATGGAACGGAGCGCGGTGACGGAGGTCGGCAACATCGCGCTGGGCGGCTTCCTCGACGGCTGGGCGAACTACCTCGGCAAGGCGATCGACATGTCGCCGCCGCGGTACTTCGAGGCGGACGGCGCGGCGGTGCTGCCGGACGGGGCGCTCGCCGGCGACGGCGTGTTCCTCTTCGAGAGCCGGCTGGACGCGACGACGACCGACCTCGACTTCTCCATCTACATGCTGCCCGACTCGGGGCCCTTCCGCGACCTCATCGTCGGGAAGACGGCCCCCGCGGCAGGCGGCGGTAACGCGCCCGCTGCGGCGGCAAACGGCGGCACCACCAGCACGGCGGTCCCCTACGAGTCGCTGTCGACGTTCTCGTCGCTGGCGAAGGAGGGGTCGGCGAACGCGGCCGACAACATCGCGATGATGACCGGGCTGGAGACCAGCGTTGACGTGAGCCGGCTCCGGTTCGTCCCGCTCGCCGACGTGCCCGCCGAGGTCGGCACCGAGCCGCACGCGGGCACGGTGTTCGAGCTTCAGGGGCAGCCGAGCGGCTACCTCGCCATCCTCTTCGAGGAGTCGTCGGCGGCGGCCGTCGCGGACGCGATGTTACCGATGGACCCCGACGAGCCGCTCGGCGACATGGCCGAGAACGCGCTCTGCGAGCTCGGCAACGTGATGACGAGCGGGTTCATCGACGGCTGGGCGAACGTGCTCGGCACGACGATCACCCACTCCCCGCCGGAGTTCGTCCACGACATCGGCGCGTCGACGATCAGCCCGCTCGTTGCCAAGCTGAGCGAGCGACAGGACTACGGGTTCGTGATCGACACCGCGATCCGGACGGAGGGGATCCAGGCGCGGTGTGACGTGTACGCGCTCCCCGACGAGCGCGAACTGGCGCGGGCGCTCGACCGGCTCTCGGAGTCGTGA
- the cheY gene encoding chemotaxis protein CheY, producing the protein MATRVLIADDSEFMRNLLREILEGEFEIVGEAENGVEAVNMYEEHGPDLVMMDIVMPIRDGIEATTEILEENPEATVIMCTSVGQEEKMKAAIKAGAEGYITKPFQKPNVLDAIGSAV; encoded by the coding sequence ATGGCTACGCGGGTACTCATCGCCGACGACTCGGAGTTCATGCGGAACCTCCTCCGAGAGATTCTCGAAGGAGAGTTCGAGATCGTCGGGGAGGCGGAAAACGGCGTCGAGGCGGTCAACATGTACGAGGAACACGGGCCGGACCTCGTGATGATGGACATCGTGATGCCGATCCGCGACGGGATCGAGGCGACGACGGAGATCTTAGAGGAGAACCCGGAGGCGACGGTGATCATGTGCACCAGCGTCGGGCAGGAGGAGAAGATGAAGGCGGCGATCAAGGCGGGCGCTGAGGGGTACATCACGAAGCCGTTCCAGAAGCCGAACGTGCTCGACGCCATCGGCTCGGCGGTATAA
- a CDS encoding BGTF surface domain-containing protein, which translates to MTPECPPDDADCSSADADRLSYDSTERDERSAATETSARRSTLRAAVIALVACLALVVAAAAGPGVVAISSEGPTPTTQAGNAAPLTADDRRAIAADPSDRAEISGGFSRNVYTGVAGDPVDIRYTAEATGDDEAYLLVGGNRLTDSGQSVGYVDVLKLNEFDDTINTRTLGTDATDPASCSQTDCSIEFRDENGELIAGNLSAARNSSEIPGATGAGGLPRPIAPQRYRLAITNGTFVVENSGQVTPVEMAGRAELVLEKPRFHDEVEVFTTADRDDLPDADPDAEESLDALRENGLDRTAVTKGDRVVLGFESSGIWGALSHFAGSTEDAQAGTELDHTVLTDFLGAEEGVSLRVRQTNPGRNRAPSEIDLSAADPDDVSLILADASEGTAGDDDPTAGRFYIVLDTSDGGPFTRDPEPGDEFAVEFALEGTEGERYEFGGDGEGPPPAFDATPSSSGQFPYWEAADGGVSAEASFSVRERYIRYDHVTDDGELLVEADGGTVTGTTSILPVEEMAANFVNDAGEPIRTEATMEVSDGNFTIDAGLDGVSPGTRLNYELYQGTSLKDSRTVVVVSNTSDPDRLEIENATANATVIEDGNLSALAVDVRNVGGLEGEGTLSLDVDDGNLTASRDLTLSGNESRTVAFSSVSVDRLDPGEYPFTVAVDGDVRNGTLNVTDDPAKTTLDDDDADSDDGNGTDDGNGTDDADSTDPSDAGSDGSGDDDASTGSENGSESDENSSDSDGDSGGEDGEDGPATFLPFGIGTRETFGGTVLVGATYLLGHWV; encoded by the coding sequence ATGACACCCGAATGCCCTCCGGACGACGCCGACTGCTCCTCAGCCGACGCTGACCGCCTCTCATACGACTCGACCGAGCGCGACGAGCGCTCCGCCGCCACGGAGACGAGCGCGCGGCGCTCGACGCTCCGGGCCGCGGTCATCGCGCTCGTCGCCTGCCTCGCGCTCGTCGTCGCCGCGGCCGCCGGCCCCGGAGTCGTCGCCATCTCGTCGGAGGGTCCGACGCCGACGACTCAGGCGGGGAACGCCGCTCCGCTCACCGCGGACGACCGCCGGGCGATCGCCGCCGACCCGTCCGACCGAGCCGAGATCAGCGGCGGGTTCAGCCGAAACGTGTACACCGGTGTCGCCGGGGATCCTGTTGACATCAGGTATACCGCCGAAGCCACTGGGGATGACGAAGCCTACCTGCTCGTCGGCGGGAACCGACTCACCGACTCGGGGCAGTCTGTCGGCTACGTTGACGTCCTCAAATTGAACGAATTTGACGACACGATCAACACGCGAACCCTCGGGACCGACGCGACCGACCCTGCGAGCTGTAGCCAGACCGACTGTAGCATTGAGTTCCGTGACGAGAACGGGGAACTGATCGCCGGGAACCTCTCCGCTGCCCGAAATTCTTCGGAAATACCGGGCGCGACCGGTGCCGGCGGACTTCCGCGCCCGATAGCCCCGCAGCGATACCGGCTGGCGATCACCAACGGGACGTTCGTCGTCGAGAATTCGGGGCAAGTGACGCCGGTCGAGATGGCCGGGCGGGCGGAACTCGTCTTGGAGAAGCCGAGGTTCCACGACGAGGTTGAGGTGTTCACCACCGCCGACCGCGACGACCTCCCGGACGCCGACCCCGACGCCGAGGAGTCGCTCGACGCGCTCCGGGAGAACGGACTCGACCGGACCGCCGTGACGAAGGGCGACCGGGTCGTGCTCGGGTTCGAGTCGAGCGGTATCTGGGGCGCGCTCTCGCACTTCGCCGGGTCGACCGAGGACGCACAGGCCGGAACGGAGCTCGACCATACCGTCCTGACCGACTTCCTCGGTGCCGAGGAGGGGGTCTCGCTCCGGGTCCGACAGACCAATCCCGGTCGGAACCGCGCGCCGTCGGAGATCGATCTCTCGGCGGCCGACCCGGACGACGTCTCACTGATATTGGCCGACGCGAGCGAGGGAACGGCTGGCGACGACGACCCGACGGCCGGGCGCTTCTACATCGTCTTGGACACGAGCGACGGGGGACCGTTCACGAGGGACCCCGAGCCCGGCGACGAGTTCGCCGTCGAGTTCGCGCTGGAGGGGACCGAGGGCGAGCGGTACGAGTTCGGTGGCGACGGTGAGGGGCCGCCTCCCGCGTTCGACGCGACCCCCTCGTCGTCCGGACAGTTCCCCTACTGGGAGGCGGCGGACGGCGGCGTCAGCGCTGAGGCGTCGTTCTCCGTCCGGGAACGGTACATCCGGTACGACCACGTCACCGACGACGGCGAGCTCCTCGTTGAGGCGGACGGCGGGACGGTCACGGGGACGACCTCGATCCTTCCGGTCGAGGAGATGGCCGCGAACTTCGTGAACGACGCCGGCGAGCCGATCCGGACGGAGGCGACGATGGAGGTCTCGGACGGGAACTTCACAATTGACGCCGGTCTCGACGGCGTCTCGCCCGGAACTCGCCTGAACTACGAGCTGTACCAAGGGACGTCGCTCAAGGACAGCCGGACCGTCGTCGTCGTCTCCAACACGTCTGACCCGGACCGGCTCGAAATCGAGAACGCCACCGCGAACGCCACTGTCATCGAAGACGGGAACCTCTCCGCGCTCGCCGTCGACGTCCGTAACGTCGGCGGTCTCGAAGGCGAGGGAACGCTCTCGCTCGACGTCGACGACGGGAATCTCACCGCCTCCCGCGACCTGACGCTGTCCGGGAACGAGTCGCGCACCGTCGCGTTCTCGTCCGTGAGCGTCGACCGTCTCGACCCCGGCGAGTACCCCTTCACCGTCGCGGTCGACGGCGACGTGCGGAACGGGACGCTGAACGTCACGGACGATCCGGCGAAGACGACGCTCGACGATGACGACGCGGACTCCGATGACGGAAACGGGACCGACGACGGAAACGGCACGGATGACGCGGACTCGACCGACCCCTCCGACGCGGGGAGTGACGGGTCTGGAGACGACGACGCGTCGACGGGGAGCGAGAACGGCTCGGAGTCGGACGAGAATTCCTCGGACTCGGACGGCGATTCGGGCGGCGAGGACGGGGAAGACGGGCCGGCGACGTTCCTGCCGTTCGGCATCGGGACGCGCGAGACGTTCGGCGGAACGGTCCTCGTCGGGGCGACGTACCTCCTCGGTCACTGGGTGTGA
- a CDS encoding archaellin/type IV pilin N-terminal domain-containing protein, producing MFEFINNDDDRGQVGIGTLIVFIAMVLVAAIAAGVLINTAGFLQSQAEATGQESTDLVSERIDVTSTVGIVNDSTNPQTLSEIRVGVAGAAGSTQIDLSSATIQAVGPNGQANLIFTDNDNATANGDTDGTLLDDPSLGVSDIPEGTFAVQNSTGNFTTASEAVLNDDERFTVVFNPETDPFGATDDAFSQGEQTSLDIVSPSGATTSVDLRAPDLFTEGGEAVRL from the coding sequence ATGTTCGAGTTCATCAACAACGACGACGACCGCGGTCAGGTCGGTATCGGCACGCTCATCGTGTTCATCGCGATGGTGCTTGTCGCCGCCATCGCCGCTGGCGTCCTCATCAACACGGCTGGATTCCTCCAGTCTCAGGCGGAAGCGACCGGTCAAGAGAGTACGGACCTCGTCTCCGAGCGAATCGACGTGACGAGCACTGTCGGCATCGTTAACGACAGCACCAATCCACAGACCCTCTCTGAGATCCGCGTTGGCGTTGCGGGTGCGGCCGGCTCCACTCAGATCGACCTGAGTTCGGCGACGATACAGGCTGTCGGCCCCAACGGGCAGGCAAACCTGATCTTTACTGACAATGATAACGCTACGGCAAATGGGGATACAGACGGTACGCTGCTGGACGATCCCTCTCTTGGAGTCAGTGACATTCCTGAAGGAACGTTCGCGGTCCAGAATTCCACCGGGAACTTCACAACCGCGTCCGAAGCGGTCCTGAACGACGACGAGCGGTTCACCGTCGTCTTCAACCCGGAAACCGATCCGTTTGGCGCGACGGACGACGCGTTCAGTCAAGGAGAGCAGACATCGCTCGACATCGTCTCGCCCTCGGGCGCGACGACCAGCGTCGACCTCCGCGCGCCCGACCTCTTCACCGAGGGCGGCGAAGCGGTCCGGCTCTAA
- a CDS encoding archaellin/type IV pilin N-terminal domain-containing protein, whose translation MFDATTDDDRGQVGIGTLIVFIAMVLVAAIAAGVLINTAGFLQTQAEATGEESTAQVSDRIQIVSQSGNVTDNTVDELQFVVAKAPGSGYIDLNRTTIEFVGEQGQATVQVQNLTTDVENILGTENDVLTDSSDRALVTVDVTTADVEGYSALAEGERLAVTFTSSSGATTTAELRVPTTLTSDQTSVRL comes from the coding sequence ATGTTCGACGCAACAACCGACGACGACCGCGGTCAAGTGGGCATCGGCACGCTCATCGTGTTCATCGCGATGGTGCTGGTGGCGGCGATCGCGGCGGGCGTACTGATCAACACGGCCGGCTTTCTGCAGACGCAGGCGGAAGCGACCGGCGAAGAGAGTACAGCACAGGTCTCTGACCGAATTCAGATCGTGAGCCAGTCCGGCAACGTGACTGACAACACGGTCGACGAGCTCCAGTTCGTGGTGGCGAAGGCCCCCGGATCGGGATACATCGATCTCAACCGGACGACGATCGAGTTCGTCGGAGAACAGGGACAGGCAACCGTCCAGGTCCAGAACCTCACTACTGACGTCGAGAACATCCTCGGCACAGAAAACGACGTTCTCACGGACAGCAGCGACCGCGCGCTCGTGACGGTGGATGTCACCACTGCCGACGTGGAGGGATACAGCGCGCTCGCCGAGGGCGAGCGGCTGGCCGTGACGTTCACTTCGTCGTCCGGCGCGACGACGACCGCGGAACTCCGCGTCCCGACAACACTGACGAGTGACCAGACTTCGGTGAGGCTGTAA
- a CDS encoding archaellin/type IV pilin N-terminal domain-containing protein — MFEFITNDDNDRGQVGIGTLIVFIAMVLVAAIAAGVLINTAGFLQSQAEATGQESTDLVSERIDVTSTVGIVNETDGSTTGDLQEIRVGVAGAAGSNQIDLSSATIQAVGPNGQRNLIFTDTNETGDSGTSLSDVSGSKVSKIPNGTFAVQNSSGSFVNASEAVLNDEERFTVVLNPETQPFGLGAGEGEYFGEGDTSSLDIVSPSGATTSVELRAPDLFNENGEAVRL, encoded by the coding sequence ATGTTCGAATTCATCACTAACGACGACAACGACCGCGGTCAGGTCGGTATCGGTACACTCATCGTGTTCATCGCGATGGTGCTCGTCGCCGCCATCGCCGCCGGTGTGCTGATAAACACCGCCGGGTTCCTACAGTCGCAGGCTGAGGCGACGGGCCAAGAGAGTACGGACCTCGTGTCCGAGCGTATTGACGTGACGAGTACTGTCGGTATCGTGAACGAAACCGACGGCTCCACAACCGGTGACCTACAGGAGATTCGCGTCGGCGTCGCTGGCGCTGCCGGGTCCAACCAGATCGATCTGAGTTCCGCGACGATACAGGCCGTCGGCCCGAACGGGCAGCGGAACCTGATCTTCACGGACACGAATGAGACCGGTGACAGCGGGACTTCCCTCAGTGACGTCTCCGGATCGAAGGTCTCTAAGATTCCCAACGGTACGTTCGCAGTCCAGAACTCCAGCGGTAGCTTCGTCAACGCGAGCGAGGCAGTTCTGAACGACGAAGAGCGATTCACTGTCGTTCTCAACCCCGAGACCCAGCCGTTCGGCCTCGGCGCAGGTGAAGGCGAATACTTCGGTGAAGGCGACACCTCGTCGCTCGACATCGTCTCACCCTCGGGCGCGACGACCAGCGTCGAACTCCGGGCTCCCGACCTGTTCAACGAGAACGGCGAAGCGGTCCGGCTGTAA
- a CDS encoding archaellin/type IV pilin N-terminal domain-containing protein, which translates to MFETILDEEERGQVGIGTLIVFIAMVLVAAIAAGVLINTAGFLQTQAEATGEESTSQVSDRIQVVSQSGIVNSSGDQINVTDIDFVVAKAPGAGSIDLNQTSVELIGENGQETFQLDEIGSENVDIFTSPDSGTVVLTDSSDRAEISVDLDDQVTYGNLSAGDRLSVTFTTASGATTTTEIRVPTTLTQDQTSVRL; encoded by the coding sequence ATGTTCGAAACCATACTGGACGAGGAAGAGCGCGGTCAAGTGGGGATCGGCACCCTCATCGTGTTCATCGCGATGGTGCTGGTGGCGGCGATCGCCGCCGGCGTGCTGATCAACACGGCCGGGTTCCTCCAGACGCAGGCGGAAGCAACGGGCGAAGAGAGTACGAGTCAGGTGAGCGACCGGATTCAGGTCGTGAGCCAATCGGGTATCGTAAATTCCAGCGGCGATCAGATCAACGTCACCGATATTGACTTCGTCGTCGCGAAGGCCCCCGGTGCGGGCAGCATCGACCTCAACCAGACGAGTGTCGAACTCATCGGTGAAAACGGTCAGGAAACGTTCCAGCTCGACGAAATCGGCTCCGAAAACGTGGATATCTTCACGAGTCCGGACAGTGGGACCGTCGTTCTGACGGACAGCAGCGACCGGGCCGAAATCAGCGTCGACCTCGACGATCAGGTCACGTACGGGAACCTCTCCGCCGGTGACCGGCTGTCGGTGACGTTCACGACGGCGTCCGGTGCAACGACGACGACCGAGATCCGCGTCCCGACAACGCTGACGCAGGACCAGACTTCGGTGAGGCTGTAA
- a CDS encoding helix-turn-helix domain-containing protein, with protein sequence MVGDDLITVLGNKYNTDILTATGDAKSAQDLSDQLDVPIATCYRRINELEEADLLELHDRPLSDEHRRVKVYRRKVDGVEVDFRDGLTVEVEERSAVKNRLDDVWRDLSSRE encoded by the coding sequence ATGGTGGGGGACGATCTGATCACCGTACTCGGGAACAAGTACAACACGGACATCCTGACGGCCACGGGCGACGCGAAGTCGGCGCAGGACCTCAGCGACCAGTTGGACGTCCCGATCGCGACGTGTTACCGGCGGATCAACGAGCTGGAGGAGGCGGACCTACTGGAGCTACACGACCGCCCGCTCTCGGACGAACACCGGCGCGTGAAGGTGTACCGCCGGAAGGTCGACGGGGTCGAGGTCGACTTCCGCGACGGACTCACCGTCGAGGTCGAGGAGCGGTCGGCGGTGAAGAACCGCCTCGACGACGTCTGGCGCGACCTCTCCTCGCGAGAGTAG